ACTCACATAAgaaatttttatacattttaggACATAAACTTTTAAATGATGTATTTCTTTGTTCGGAGAAAAAGGGGTAGGCTGAGCAGGACTCAGGAGAAAGCAATTGGTAATTGAATCAACTGCCGAGGAGTCTGTTGAGCATATTCATTTttggggaagaagaagaaggagatcTATAATGGCGACGCCAAGAGCAGATAGAGAATTAGAGCTTCTCATACCAATGGGAGGCGTTGAGAATATTAATGCTAGTCACTCCaaatcttcttctccttctcattCCCCTAAGATTCCATCTTCTTCTAGGTCTCATCACTCTTCTGGCAAAGAGGTTTCTCTCTCGCTGTATCATTCATACGCCATTTTGTTATCATCAATCTGATCCGTTACATTTctcattataaatatatatatctggACGTTTTATGGGTTAATCTGAAGCTTATTAGACTATATATAACATGAATCCTGTATTTGTATCAAATGTGTGTTTATTATTCATGAAAATTCTCCATAAAAAATTGCGCAAAATCACAGTGATTACTTATATACTGTATTTCTATCCGGAAACCAGTCCAGGTAACATAGAGCTTGAATTGTTATCCGTCTATGCAGGCATTTAGCAAAGTTATTCGTAGCTGGACTTGGAAAAAGTTCATCAGCGGATGGTTGGTTTTGTATTGTTTAAATCTGTTCCTCCTGTTGTTATGCAGTGCTTTTCTCTTTGCTGAATGGTTTATTTGCATGAATGTTCTATAATTGTTTTGCAGTGTCATCTTATTTCCCATAGCCATAACTTTTTACATCACCTGGTGGTTCATTCATTTTGTGGATGCCTTCTTTTCTCCGATCTATAACCACCTTGGAATCAATGTATTTGGTTAGTACCTACGATCTTTATGTACTCATCTATTTGACTGTACAAAAACTGATGAAGATTAAGATTAAGATGGTTTTAAGTGTTGAATGACTCTGTGTGTGCGCGCCTTTCATTTTATGTATGTATACCGATACGTCTCTCCAATTTGAGTGCCTGTATTCTATATTACCATATTTAATTTGAGTATGTGGATGCTCTTCTGAGAAATGCCTACACGAAGTACTTTCAGTATCTGGTCTTTCTTTTGAGCATGAAAAGATTTATTGCTGTTGTTGAATGCACATTGCATTTATGGTTAGTGTTCATATTAATTCACAGGCCTTGGATTTGTTACCTCCATGACTTTCATCTTCTTCGTTGGGGTGTTCATGTCCTCATGGTTAGGTGCATCTCTTCTTAGTTTAGGAGAGTGGTTCATAAAAAAAATGCCCCTCATGAGCTACATCTACTCTGCCTCCAAGCAAATTAGCTCAGCAATTTCACCAGGTATCCtaccaaaatttgaaattatgtttGAACATTCCAAATACTAAACAGAATGTAGCAATTGTTTCCAGATAAAACTTCACATGCCTTCAAAGAAGTGGCCATAATAAGGCATCCGCGTCTTGGTGAATATGCATTTGGTTTTATCACTTCAACTGTCATACTTCACAAGGATTCAGGTGCAGAGGAACTCTGCTGTGTTTATGTGCCAACTAATCACCTCTATCTTGGAGATATTTTTCTTGTGAATTCTAAAGACGTTATGAGGCCCGATCTCTCTGTTCGAGAGGGTATAGGTAAGAGTCTAAATTCGAGGTTTTTGACAAACTAACTTTGCAGTTTTTACCTTCATCTCTTTTTAACGACGTTTAAATTTCAAACTGTAGAAATTGTAATCTCCGGGGGCATGGCTGTACCAAAAGTACTGAACATACAGGAAGAGCAATCTATTTTATCTCCGAGAGTTGGAAAATTTGCAGTTCCACAAGTTTGATTACTCAACCATTTAAACAAGAAACCATGGAAAAGATACTGCTCGACGAGTAAACTGGACATACAGACGTAGAAATGAGGGTTAATAATGCATGGATAGAGGCTCTTACAAGAAAATATCTCCAATCTTTCTCCTCTGATCTTTGTGGTTTTTTGGTACATTTATCTGATTTTAGTACAACAATATTGAACAAACAAGATTTTGTCAAATGAGCTCAAGTTAGAAATTGAGCTCAACTCATACCTATACAGATTGGAACATGGAGGGTGCCTCTGATATATTTTTTCCCCTCTCTTCTCAACAACTTgcatatatttctttttggaTGAGAACAAGTACAATATTATGTTATAGAGGAGCATGTAAATAATCTAAGAATGGTATGGGTCATTTGTAAGTTTATGAAACCAAGGAATTTTTCCTTGCCAGATCTGTCAGGCCCATTGTCTTTTGTCTACTACATTCAGTTGTGTTCATTCATCTCTTCCCTGCTTCCTTAAAAAAAGCAAGTTTGAAGCATTTTAACTAGAACTAAGTTTTATGCAGGGAATAATATTCATACAATCAGATTAATTAAAAGGTAAATACATGTTtgataacatataattataagtaataAAAGGTTAAAGTACACTAAATGCGtaaaaattcattcaatttCCATGTAACGTCTGattctttataaatttatttcaaatgaaGTACAAGTTAAAATGCGGTCATTTTCGCACAGATTTTGAGGGGTCCAGAAAGTCAGGCCCTGTTGACagtctctttaattttttatttttctttgaaactGTAGAGACGCACATCCGTTATCGTCCAGCGGTTAGGATATCTGGCTTTCACCCAGGAGACCCGGGTTCGATTCCCGGTAACGGAATTTTTTTTCTGCCCCATGTCCAACTTAAATCGTACTGCCTTCAATAGACTTTGTAAATGAGTGGATAACATTTACtataacaaaaagaaattattttctcTTGATAAGCTTAACTGAGAAATCATAcgaaaaggaaaatattttgctagataatcaaaattagagaatattCAAAGCTTATAAAATACACTCTGACTTCATTCTATGCAAGGCGCAAATTCAGCGAGTTCCAAAATAAGTTAATCAGTGTAACGTTACAATAAATGCTAGTCAATATCTCAAAACTTGTCCAAAAAAAGAGCTAGCCTTCCTCCCCCATTTTCACCCCACTTCATTAGCACAGCTTCACAAAATTGCTGCTGTTCccaaaaacatcatttaatactTAAACACGTTCACCCACTTCAGCAGCAGCccaaatttacaaaattttgcTGGGGTTAACccacaacataactcaataaTTAGCTATTACTAAATAAGTTCTAAAACATGTAATTGTCATCAGCTGTTGAGAGTAGAAAGCATTCCTCCAGTTGCAGTTGGAATAACTACTTCCCAACCAGGTCCTTTGAGAGGAAGGACATTAACACATGATTCTGTGTTACCATCTTCACCTGAAGGAGGGCGGATAAGTAGATCACTACGGTCTAAAATCCTCTGCAGATCTTCGTCACTGACATCTGTCTGCACCAACTTGTCCTCCTCACTGTCTTGATCTCTCAAGAGAGACAACAAATCTTCCTCCTGCAacattgaaaattaattaacaaaactCACCTATTCTTTTCATCTACCAAGTGCCACAAATAATCTACTCTGTTGCATTGTTACCGCATAAAACAGAAAAGAAATGGGTTCAACACAACAAACAAGGTAAAGCAGGAACATATTCGAACAAGTAATGAGAAAGTAAACAACCAAAAAACTATCAGTCTCCAATAGTTGCTACACAAAGTTTGAAAGATAGCAACTCACTAATTATACTATACAGGGAAAATAGAATTTGCTAAATGGGATGAAAAAAACAGAACTTCCTAGAGGGAAACAAGCAGAAACCTCTGTAACATCGATGGAAGGCTTGCTGCTACTTTCCTGCTTAAATTGTCCTTTTCCAATAACCACATGCTCAAGCTTCAACTTGCTAAAAGCTCTTTTGAGGATTCGACCCTGAAACAcacacattttatttattagaatAAGCAATAAAGAGCTGCAAACACACTTCCAGATATAGGCCCTGAATCATACCTCCACAGACAGAGCTGTTGAAAGTCTGTAGACATGAACAGGTTTGGTTTGACCAATTCTGTGACACCGATCCATTGCCTGTAGATCCATTTGAGGATTCTGAAAAGGAAAATGTAAACTAACTTATTAAATCTAAAATGGCCATCAATTCCATAAATGCTACaaacaaggaaaaatagaacagcacaaaaataacataaaagaaaagGCAAATTCAAGGCAATAGTTTGATGAGGTAAGGAGTTGTTTGGTAGGGTGTACAAGATTAGTAATGAATAGGGAGTACCGCTAATGTTGGGATTAATTATGCTGACATTTTTAACCGACTGTTTGGTTTGTTGTATAATTGAATAGGGTACATTAGAATAAGAATAGTATACTGAATAGGGACTGTTGTATTTATTGAATAGACTGTACTAGAATAGAAATAGTACACCGTATTGTTAGTGACATGGTTTATTATGTATAACTTATACATGTATAACTTATACAGATATTGAACACACTACCAAACAACGATGTATCTGATAAGTGAAACTACTCTATAAGAAAAGAGAGGAACTATAGCATACAAAATTACTGATTCTTTAGGCTGGAAACTATGCAGTTCTCTTCCGAGAGCCTACTTGTCAGAGAAAAAAAACTCCTTGTTTTTATCTTTGATATCATGGAATTCTTTATGCTAAAGTCAATTATAGAACTATCTAATGGGTGAACCAtgcaaaaaaaatcattggaaaAAGGCAATAAGCAAATGAAAACACAAGGGGGTCTTTAAGAACATACCCAGTCACTGTCATACAAAATACAGGTATCAGCAGCAGTGAGATTGATACCAAGGCCACCAGCTCTTGTGCTAAGAAGAAATATCCTGTACTTGCTGCTAACATCATTGAACTCCTTGATCTGTCGCTCGAATAAGGAAAATACAAACGGATCAACTTCATTAAGAATTTTACAGATAATGAACAAGATTATGTGACCATTCCAACAGCACATGAACTACAATAAGAGCCAAAATACTTTAGAGGGAGTTCAAGTGAGAGGAACATTAAATAATGCAACATTGAGAGTAGTCATTAAGAAATTTGTTgcataaaagtaaaataaagcaGCATAGCACTACTTGATATCAATATAAGCAAGGAGATGGAAACTTTGCtctgaaatgaaaaatgataggGGACAGCAGATGAGATAAATTGGAAAGGAAGAACAGACTTCAGCAGGAGAGTTAATCACTCCTTTTTTCCAGAAAAATGGAGTGAAACAACTTAGAGCCCAAAAGCAAATACTTTATGAGTAGAAATCATTAATCCTAGGCACTTTCTCTTGCCAATCATGAGAAAAGTACTCAAGTTGATTGGTACACCATCACGTTTCAACCAGACAATCCACACACATCAGGAACAGTAAAGTTCCATCCATAATCAATTAGAGTTATGAACACTAGAGGTTTATCAATACAGCAATTGTAGTAGCCAGATGTTGATAAAAACTCATGCAGACTATCCCACGGCCATAATTGCCCACAACTTCTCTGAGCAAGACAATTAGACAAGCTGGAATGataaaacaatcaaaacaaTCTTAGGAATTACAGACTTCAATGTGTGAAGTACCAATTGTCTACATCATCACTGGTTCAAACCTTCGAAGAATCAGAACAAAAACATTCTGAATCAGCATCAAAAGTTAGCACCAATTACCTGTCTTTGTCTTTCATCCAATTTCACACTGCCATCAATTCTACAAACATCGAATCCCCTTTCACTAAAATAATAGTCCATTAGGTCTAGTACTCTAGTCCACTGAGAGAATATCAAAACCTGTTGGCAGTTAATGAAATGAGTTTTCAATAGTTCGAGCAAAGTGGGAAGACAGAAAATCTTGAAGCACCAGACAGCTTAGAAAACCTTGTGATTGCGAGCAAAAAGCTTTGATAACAGCCGGTCCAGCAAGCGAAATTTGCCACATTGCTCAACTATTTGTTCCACAGGTGGATAAAAATCTGCCAATTAAAGAATGATATTACAGGTTACTACCAACACAagcacacaattatcagtttcACAAATCATCCATCACATACTAGAACCGTTGAAGATAGACTCCAAGAGGTCAGGATGGTTGCAATTCTTGCGAAGTTGAACCATCAAGTTATTAAGCCTTCCTTTAAATCCATTCCCTGCAAAATAAATCAGACAAGGCATTAGGACTGTGAACTCAACAGGGTCCAGGCATAACTAAAACCATATAATGGTACATAAAAACAAATTCACTTCACAGgataaaacaaacataaaagacaCTCCCAAATTAAACCTGGAGATGCCGTAAGTGTGGTAAAAGAAAGTCATTGTTTTATTACAAGAGACAATAAAAAAGCAAAGTTAAACCAATACAATTCTCTCAAACTAAgatataagttaaaattttaccATGATACAGTGAACACATTCTCTATAAAACCAAAAATCTAGAGAGAACACATTCTTGATCAAACTGAAAACTCGAAGTAAGTAACCAATACACCTCATCAAAATCAGATATCTTAAGATTACACTAATTACCAGTggacacattctcaataacataGCCCTCCAACACATTCTTTATAAAACCaaaaatctagagagagaacaCATTTTTTGATCAAACTGAAAACCTAGAAGTAATTAACCAATACACCTCATCAAAATCAGATATATTTAAGATTACACTAATTACCAGTGGACACATTCTCAATCAAATAGCCCTCCAGCGTCCTATTAATTAGGTGTTCCTGGAACTTTTTCTGGTAATCAGTCAGGGTGGCATACAAAATTATCTCCTTCTTACGAGGAAGCATTTGCTCAACATCCACTTTCAGCCTCCGTAGAAGAAAAGGGCGTAATATTGCATGGAGTTTTGCCACCACCTGCAATTACCACATTATTAATCAAGTGATGATTGTTTTAAGATGAAAAAGAAATGGTTATAATACTGGAAAATAATCATACTTGTGCTCTCCTTCTTTCTTCCATCTCTTCTTTTTCAGATTCAGTGCTGAACTTCCCCGACAGATCAAACCTGATAAATAAACAGACCACCTAATATATTACACCAAGATTCTTCATGAGTTAGGGGATGATCAGAACTGTGGCAGATCCTACATTTGATTCTCCAGCTACATGCACTTCATACTGATAGACTAAGTAGATCATCATTATTCATTCCTATGAACTCTGAAAAGAATCAGTGTAATTACTCCAATACAAGTGACAATACAGTAATAGCACGTATTAGGATTTTTAAGACCAGACCACAATAGAAAGTCAATTGAAGGTGAAGAAAGAAGTGGCTGCTACttttgaaaaacatattaaCATATAACATCAGCAGATAAATACAAATCACAATTATATTACAGTTATTAAAACATGTTTAAAACAGTCACATGCAAGCATTTTGACCAAAATGGTCAAATTAATAAGCTGATTACCATGACTCGAATTCATCGTGGGATGAGAATATATCAGGTAAAATGAAGTTTAACAAGGACCACAGCTCAGCTAAGTTATTCTGCAGAGGGGTTCCAGTTAATAGAAGCTTGTTTTCAATCGGCaacagcttcaactctttgagcaGTTTGCATTTCGAGTTTTTTAGCCTATGTCCCTAAGAAAGAAGTAACAAAATATCAGAAAAAAGCGTACAAAATGAGCTGCTTTTAAACGGAATGACTGTAGAtagaaaatgatacaaaataataatactaagtTTAAAAGGCAAACTGTCAGTTGTGGGTACCTCATCCACCACAAGATATTTCCAACTGTAGTGCCTCAGGAATTTCCTTGAGTCACTCATTGCAATTTCATAAGACGTAATTACAATGGGAAAGTTGGGACCTATGGTCCTAGGCATGTGCTTTATCCGTATCTCATCCCTCTGTTTCTTGTCACCATGATAGATGATTGCCTTGATTGAGGGCACAAACCTTTCaattgaaatagaaaaaaaaacatcatgCCTTATAGATGGACACAAATAACACAAGACAATTTCAACCCAAAAAGGAAGCAGCTTTACCAATACACAAACAGAACATCAAGATAATGGCACAGGAATGGAGATGCTGATGTACCTTGCCATTTCATTCAACCAATTTGAAAGTGTAGACAGGGGAGCAATGACCAAATATGGACCATCCAACCCATTCCCCTTCAAATGAGCAAGAAAAGCTATTGTTTGAATTGTTTTTCCAAGTCCCATTTGATCTGCTAGAATACCATTCAATCCATTTTGCCATAACGAAATCAACCACTTGACACCTTTCAGTTGATAAGATTTCAACTTCCCACCAGTCAGCAAGGGTACTAGTTCCGCCTGCTCTTTCTCAAATCTCTCTTCCTCCGTAAGGGTTGCATCTTTGATAGGAACATCCTCTTTAGATCTAGTAAGCATGGCAGCAACAGCTCTTTTGGCTTTGTTCTACACAATTTATTAAAACCGTTTCAATGAAATGAAGGTGACAACAAAACTAGCCTTCCACAATTAAGAAAAGGAAATAGCCTCCAAAAGAATTACAGTTATATTTTTAGACACGAGTATTAAGGGCCACAGTAAAGCAAAACCATAGACATTTTAATAATTTCCATGAgacaaaaatgaaagaaatttaaaatacaatCCAAAAGAAAATTCAACCAGTCTAATGGCAGGATAAAACTATCCAACAAACTCTCAACTAGAGTTCTTTGTTTGATGATAAATTCAAGATATAGGTAAAATAAGACAACAAGAAAAGGTGTACATTGTTGTAGCTTGTTGCCTTCCGTTTTGAGCCACGGCctttcttgttttctttaaCGCTTTTCTCTTCATCTTCCATCACTTTCTGCTCATACAAAGTGAAAAAATGAACTTGATaagcaaaatattttcaactttccacATTAAACTTAAATTCTTCAAAATGTCAGGAATATACCGTTGTTGTGATGTTATCCATCTTCTCCAGTAGAAACTCAGAGTAAAGCTGTGTCTGGGTAAGAAGCTCATCCAGCTTGGTAAACTGAGTGTCATTCAAGATGGGGGCTTCCTTGAGATTATTTAGCTGTTCCTCTTCCTCCTTTGCCCGTgcttttatcaatatttcttcCTCTGTTGCCATGTTTTCAGGTATATGAGTGGCATCGCCATTTTCTGGGTACAAACTTACTTCTTCCTCCAATTTGACAGTCAAGTCCTGTTTGCAGGTATCCTTCAAGACAGGAACAGACAATAGATTCAgaagaaaaataacattaaaatgttttttgagAACCTAAGGGGCTAGACTCTTGCAGggaaaagaaaacaagaaaagaagtaTCAGAATGAAATCTCCCTCAAACCTAAaatcagaaaagaaaaaagcaGGACAAGAGTCTGACCAAACTACTACAACTAATTCTCCTTACAACAACTCTACGCTTTATGATTAATATGGACCTATAATCAACCTCCAGAACATTTTCTTCAGTTAGATGGGGTAATATGCCTCCGTCTAAATTCAGAAATAAACAATAGGCTACAACTGCAATACAGGTGAGGAGATACCGAAGAAACTTAAATCCCCATCAGGGCAGTGTTCCTTGATTCAGTAAACCTCCACACAGAAATAACTGGTAAGTGATACCAAAACTCAGCATGTTAATCAAAAACATATACAGAAAGCAAGAAAAATAAGCAGCTATTGGTAAATGATACCAGAACTCAGATGTGACTCAAAACCATAACTATAAGCAAGAAAAATAAGCAGCTACTGGTAAATGATACCAGAACTCAGCATGTGAATCAAAAACATCAACTGAAGACAAGAAAAATAAGCAGCTACATGCCTTGGAAACTCACAAAAGATTAGGAAGAAAACATTACAACATTTTACACTGATGACTAGTAGAGTGACAATCACTTCAAACAAATTGATCTAACTTTGGAGTTCATACATGTCCTGCTTCACTAATCTTCCACTCCTCCCCTTCCTCACTTCTCTGCCCTAGGGTACGCAAAATGTCTTCAAACCAAGTTATTACTTTATCAAGAAAACTCCGCCTAAGCTAGCGACTTATTTTCAAGGATAAGGATTTGAGAATTCAAAGTCAATACATTATACAGTAACCAACAATACCTACAAACTACGAAGTATGCTTCCAATCACAACAACTGCAACCTTAAAAAAATCCAGTAGGGACAACGGTAAAGAGCAAGAAAACACAAATAaacattacaaaaataaataagtaaatacgCGAAAAGATTGAGCAATACCTCATCTTCGAGAACGGAAACAGGAGAGTCCGCAACTGCCCTGTCCTTCACTCCTTCGTCGGCCACCATTTTTAGTCCAAACCTAAGCTCGGATAAACAGCATTACACAATCAAAAACAGTCcaacaaaacaaaattatagGCAACTCAAAGTAAAGCATCTACACTCTTGTATTTCCGCCGGAGAAAAATTAATCAGTAGAAAGACGGAATCGGACTAAAGGAAATAAGAAAACACACAAGAAAATGCTCAAAATCACCACATACTGAATCAGTTTCTTCAATGAACGGAAGAAAGTCGGAGCAACGGAGCCGGGATGAGACCGGAGAGAATGGGCGGCACTGGAAAAGGTGCACTGTATATGCAGAATTGCAGCTAAAAGgttaataaattttctttcttttattgcAATCGAAATAGTCGTGCAAGAAGACCAAAAGGCGGGAAAACAATGTTACAAGATTACCCTAGAAAGTTGGAAATAATATCATGAAAGCCATCGATGGCGTCTGCGCGTGTTATAGTGCTCCACATCGCTAAGCCCGAAATATTGTCGCGTTATCCcgtaaaatattaattatgggTTGTCACATCCATAGTGGcccaatttaaatttaaattttgcaGAGAGATAACTAAAGAGGAAACTTTGATCTGTCTCCCATGAGACTGATTCTGCTGACCAGTATGGTAGAGGGATTTTTAAAAAGTACAAACTCTGTAACACtcaattatattcaaatttgtTTATACTCTTTCCAAGAAATAGATAGAAATAGTTTATGTGATTACTTTATCTCGATcttgtatataaaataatttattttattatttatattaaaaaataatgagagaATTAATCTTAAGATgagatgatatttttttaaaaattattatatttattccaCCAACTAACCCTTCTTATTTCAAGAAGTTTGTAGCATTTTGTACCATgatcaaatattttcatttttaattttttgaaaacaaaacTACATAATTGAGAAAAGAATTGATTGCCGCTCTaactaatatataattatattaactggaccaaacaaaatttaaattttttctcagTATCCTAATAGAGGTAGTTGTTGATAGTGACTTGAAATAGTGCTTGGGTCATGGAAGTTGATGATGGAGCCCGTAGAGGTTGGTGAAAGCATCAACCAAGAATCTTAAGATGAGAGGAATAACAAATGATCATTTAAATTCCTTTGTACATGGGTAGGTAACGCCTCTCATATATGTGATCAGGCGAGAGTTAACTCAAATTTTTTtcgtaaaaaattatattatttataattatacaacATTAAAATTATGGTTTATCTATATATAGTAGAAGATGTCGAAACCATTTCGTTTAGTTTGTGtatttacttctttatattttgaatccaTTAGTGAAAATTCTGACTCTATCATTACATGTAACTCGATTCTTATATTTCTACGTGAACTATTTGTTTTAAGACGttttattaagaattaattaGTGATTATGAAAGAATACTCAATAGGTTGAAAATTGACTATGCAAAACATCAAGGCATACCACAAAAATATGACTCCtaaatgaactttttttttccaagtgtgaaGAAATATTCTTGTAGTCGAAGTAGAAGAAATTTAGTACTCGAATAAAATAGAGATGGATCCaagttataattttgttttcttcttgaaAACAAAAAGACAcaatataaattgaaaatgTAACTACTTATTACAATGTGGAATTAAGTAGTCATATCCTTCCACAAGTAGCCTTTCTATTGAATCCAAATTACATATCTAGGAATGGTAACATAGATTGTCAAATCCCATATAGTCATTGTTCTCCAGCTTCTCTATCATATTTGCTATCCCCACACCACCTGCCAGTTATCCAACATAAGGTTATTTTTAAGGCCCAGAAAATAGAAAGAAGCAATTGCCAGGATGAAAGATGATTTATACCTAAGCTGATTGCACTGGTAAATATTGTCATGGCCAGTATGAATATGATTATAGAGGCTCTTCCAAGCAGTGCAATTACTCTTCTTATGACGTGTTGACCAACTACTGCAGCAATTGTTGCTATAGAAACGAAATAAGTAGCTGCATTTTGAAATATAAACTGTCAAGATTAAATTTCATCGTAAGGTAGTTATAGTGAAGATAATTTCTTCATAGTTTTTTTTGTCTATGTTGCCTACCGTATGGGACAGGGAAACGCTTCAATAGGTAATATTGCACAACTGACATAGAGGATGAGAAAGTCATTGAAAAGGTTGATGTTGCACTTGCTACCTGCCATATTTGTTTTGATCACTTTGTCAATTCGAGTACTTATTATGGGTAATAGTTATTGTATTACCCGACTGTCAATGTATGGAAGTTAAACACGATTGGTTTTACATGAACAGAGTTATTGTATAGGTAcaagaaagaagaaacagaTAGAATATATGGAGTATTAAAAGGCAACATGTACCTGAGGAGGAATTCCAAGTTCTAGAAACAGCGGTCCAAGGATGAAGCCACCTCCGAGACCAAGCAATCCGCCAACAATACCAGCAACTATGCCACAACAACAGTAAAAGAAGAGTAGATGTGGCTTCCAGTTTGTTATCTCCTTTCCTTTTGATGCAATCACCCTTGTCCCCTTGTACAGACATACTGCTTCATACAATGAAACCGAAACAGCAACAGGTACCTAATTAACACATATATCAAATCGTCATCCTTCTTGCTCATTCAAAAAAGTTTTTGTCTTAATTCCCAAACTAAATGGGAATTACCtgcaataaatttaaaatccaGTACCCGATGGAGCATGTCGTGGTGTAGGTCTGCAAGCAAAAAAATGAATAACCATcggtataaaaataaaaatgcagcATATACATCATGAGTATGTGTTGGAGACTAGAAAGATTATTGTTTACCTTGACAATTTGAATAGCAAGGAAAGCCACCCAAACAAACATTAGAAGTCCCAATTCTTTCCAGTAAACGTTGCGAAGCATGGGAACCTAATCAGGTGAAATTGGAAAGTTGAATTAAATGGAGTAGTTGTTAAGGAAGATGGGATAAAATTTAGTCATCAACAGAGCATACTTACAGTGTCATCTACACTAGCTAATGGACCAGTAGGAAGTAGCTTGTATTCCCCTTCAGACTCTGCATTCATTTCAACTCATAATTTACTTCTTGTATGATCTCTAATTATGTTTCTACTACTCTATTTGTTTTCATGCAATCGCGCACTCAAAGAAGCCAAAATTTTACCTGGCTTGTACTCTGACTCTAACTGCATCTTGGTTGCTTCCTGGGATTATATTATAGCGCGATATCAAGGTCTAGTGAATTCATGAAAAGAAACGCTACAACATAGAATCATGaagaaatgtaaaaaaaaacaaaaaaactcacCTTTTTCATTAATGTTTCCTTCTTCCATGTCTCAATTCCCTTGAACAATGCCTTTGTCGAGGTACCTACACAACATATGTAAT
This window of the Solanum pennellii chromosome 2, SPENNV200 genome carries:
- the LOC107010666 gene encoding protein LIKE COV 3; the encoded protein is MATPRADRELELLIPMGGVENINASHSKSSSPSHSPKIPSSSRSHHSSGKEAFSKVIRSWTWKKFISGCVILFPIAITFYITWWFIHFVDAFFSPIYNHLGINVFGLGFVTSMTFIFFVGVFMSSWLGASLLSLGEWFIKKMPLMSYIYSASKQISSAISPDKTSHAFKEVAIIRHPRLGEYAFGFITSTVILHKDSGAEELCCVYVPTNHLYLGDIFLVNSKDVMRPDLSVREGIEIVISGGMAVPKVLNIQEEQSILSPRVGKFAVPQV
- the LOC107008912 gene encoding sulfite exporter TauE/SafE family protein 3-like; this translates as MMANEEIKKRMKAFFVSAVWILCWGLFIISEAGINAERLTLKDKLEPAATYNISYVEHNEMRPQSFAVRLVHFLWSGKSSYEHVWPEMEFGWRVIVGSIVGFFGAALGSVGGVGGGGIFVPMLTLIIGFDPKSSTAISKCMIMGAAGSTVYYNMRLRHPTLDMPIIDYDLALLLQPMLMLGISIGVAFNVIFADWMVTVLLIILFVGTSTKALFKGIETWKKETLMKKEATKMQLESEYKPESEGEYKLLPTGPLASVDDTVPMLRNVYWKELGLLMFVWVAFLAIQIVKTYTTTCSIGYWILNLLQVPVAVSVSLYEAVCLYKGTRVIASKGKEITNWKPHLLFFYCCCGIVAGIVGGLLGLGGGFILGPLFLELGIPPQVASATSTFSMTFSSSMSVVQYYLLKRFPVPYATYFVSIATIAAVVGQHVIRRVIALLGRASIIIFILAMTIFTSAISLGGVGIANMIEKLENNDYMGFDNLCYHS
- the LOC107008973 gene encoding ATP-dependent DNA helicase DDM1-like, with the translated sequence MVADEGVKDRAVADSPVSVLEDEDTCKQDLTVKLEEEVSLYPENGDATHIPENMATEEEILIKARAKEEEEQLNNLKEAPILNDTQFTKLDELLTQTQLYSEFLLEKMDNITTTKVMEDEEKSVKENKKGRGSKRKATSYNNNKAKRAVAAMLTRSKEDVPIKDATLTEEERFEKEQAELVPLLTGGKLKSYQLKGVKWLISLWQNGLNGILADQMGLGKTIQTIAFLAHLKGNGLDGPYLVIAPLSTLSNWLNEMARFVPSIKAIIYHGDKKQRDEIRIKHMPRTIGPNFPIVITSYEIAMSDSRKFLRHYSWKYLVVDEGHRLKNSKCKLLKELKLLPIENKLLLTGTPLQNNLAELWSLLNFILPDIFSSHDEFESWFDLSGKFSTESEKEEMEERRRAQVVAKLHAILRPFLLRRLKVDVEQMLPRKKEIILYATLTDYQKKFQEHLINRTLEGYLIENVSTGNGFKGRLNNLMVQLRKNCNHPDLLESIFNGSNFYPPVEQIVEQCGKFRLLDRLLSKLFARNHKVLIFSQWTRVLDLMDYYFSERGFDVCRIDGSVKLDERQRQIKEFNDVSSKYRIFLLSTRAGGLGINLTAADTCILYDSDWNPQMDLQAMDRCHRIGQTKPVHVYRLSTALSVEGRILKRAFSKLKLEHVVIGKGQFKQESSSKPSIDVTEEEDLLSLLRDQDSEEDKLVQTDVSDEDLQRILDRSDLLIRPPSGEDGNTESCVNVLPLKGPGWEVVIPTATGGMLSTLNS